A genomic segment from Curtobacterium sp. MCSS17_007 encodes:
- a CDS encoding response regulator transcription factor has product MRLLVVEDDDEMRALMERGLAAEGYRVTAVENGVEALIALGDQAFDLAVVDVMMPGMSGFELARRIREREDPVRILLVTARDAVDDRVFGLDAGADDYLTKPFAFAELTARLRALGRRESAAGQRTIEVGDVAIDSEARRVSIKGQRVAVSPTEFALLRLLARSVGTVVDRPKILEEVWDGSQHVDPNVVEQYISYLRKKLTSHEATVAIATVRGRGYRLDLLGA; this is encoded by the coding sequence ATGCGCCTGTTGGTGGTCGAGGACGACGACGAGATGCGTGCGCTCATGGAGCGTGGACTCGCAGCAGAGGGGTACCGCGTCACCGCGGTCGAGAACGGGGTCGAGGCGCTCATCGCCCTCGGCGACCAGGCCTTCGACCTGGCCGTGGTCGACGTGATGATGCCGGGGATGTCGGGCTTCGAGCTCGCCCGTCGCATCCGCGAGCGCGAGGACCCGGTCCGCATCCTGCTCGTCACGGCACGCGACGCCGTGGACGACCGGGTGTTCGGCCTCGACGCCGGTGCCGACGACTACCTGACCAAGCCGTTCGCCTTCGCCGAGCTGACCGCACGTCTGCGCGCGCTCGGTCGGCGCGAGTCCGCCGCCGGTCAGCGCACGATCGAGGTCGGCGACGTGGCCATCGACTCCGAGGCACGCCGCGTCTCGATCAAGGGCCAGCGCGTGGCGGTCAGCCCGACCGAGTTCGCACTGCTCCGTCTGCTCGCACGCTCGGTCGGCACCGTCGTCGACCGTCCGAAGATCCTCGAGGAGGTCTGGGACGGCTCGCAGCACGTCGACCCGAACGTCGTCGAGCAGTACATCTCGTACCTCCGCAAGAAGCTCACGTCGCACGAGGCGACCGTCGCGATCGCCACGGTCCGGGGCCGCGGCTACCGGCTCGACCTGCTCGGGGCGTGA
- a CDS encoding aromatic acid exporter family protein — protein MNPVARLRSSSRTPFLQVVKTAVAVVAAVLLCRLLIDGPFPTFAAIAALLVVQPSINQSFVKGLERSAGVVLGVVLATAFHLLLGDAVWVVLVVIVLAILLSWALRLTPTSATQVGISGMLVLTAGVVTPNYSADRILETVVGAVVALAVNAVIVPPVLLEPAHLAVARLARDTAAAFERIAIGLTEGWDADRWHQALLQARALRQQHARAEASLTAAGESLTMNPRGGRHRTILERDTAIAEHLRVLVTRVTGMTRAIRDNTAPDLRADPVVGSIATEVARIGADVRALSARVEATRLHHSESDGITGAAADDAGSPEPALTAPLEVVRPNSRHWVLIGALLEDIRRVREELLGEDD, from the coding sequence GTGAACCCGGTCGCACGCCTCCGCAGTTCGAGCCGCACACCGTTCCTGCAGGTCGTGAAGACCGCGGTCGCGGTGGTCGCCGCCGTCCTGCTGTGCCGCCTGCTCATCGACGGCCCGTTCCCCACCTTCGCCGCGATCGCCGCGCTGCTCGTGGTGCAGCCGAGCATCAACCAGTCCTTCGTGAAGGGCCTGGAGCGCAGCGCCGGTGTGGTGCTCGGAGTGGTGCTGGCGACCGCGTTCCACCTGCTCCTCGGCGACGCCGTGTGGGTCGTGCTCGTCGTCATCGTCCTGGCGATCCTGCTGAGCTGGGCGCTCCGACTCACCCCGACCTCGGCGACGCAGGTCGGCATCAGCGGGATGCTCGTGCTCACCGCCGGGGTGGTGACGCCGAACTACTCGGCCGACCGGATCCTCGAGACCGTCGTCGGCGCGGTCGTCGCGCTCGCGGTGAACGCCGTCATCGTGCCGCCCGTGCTCCTCGAACCGGCCCACCTGGCGGTCGCCCGGCTCGCCCGCGACACCGCCGCGGCCTTCGAGCGGATCGCGATCGGGCTGACCGAAGGGTGGGATGCCGACCGCTGGCACCAGGCACTCCTGCAGGCTCGGGCACTCCGTCAGCAGCACGCCCGTGCCGAGGCATCGCTCACGGCGGCGGGTGAATCGCTGACGATGAACCCGCGGGGCGGGCGGCACCGGACGATCCTGGAGCGGGACACCGCGATCGCCGAGCACCTGCGTGTGCTCGTGACCCGCGTGACCGGCATGACGCGGGCGATCCGGGACAACACGGCGCCCGACCTGCGGGCGGACCCGGTGGTGGGCAGCATCGCGACCGAGGTCGCACGGATCGGCGCGGACGTCCGTGCCCTGAGCGCGCGGGTCGAGGCGACCCGGCTCCACCACTCCGAGAGCGACGGCATCACCGGCGCCGCGGCGGACGACGCCGGGTCGCCGGAACCGGCGCTGACGGCGCCGCTCGAGGTGGTCCGACCGAACTCACGGCACTGGGTGCTCATCGGCGCGCTGCTCGAGGACATCCGACGCGTGCGCGAGGAGCTGCTCGGCGAGGACGACTGA
- a CDS encoding aminoglycoside phosphotransferase family protein: MWPNHERVIPQAFAGSGTSVVAARAHSVEPSGNGYLYGYEVDTVDRAGQRATVLTYVDTGGAHDQNSAIVTDPTTGEPVSVWAYPNDPGLPVLPQVTYRDAVAELLAGIGMPVTDPTLSVAAYRPGKRAVVRVDAPERVVFLKIVRPHRVAPIVESHEQFVAAGLPVPRVLSSRGDGLLVLERIRGVPAGSRITEIADDPRFVGSLAALTGRIASVPMTQQARADAMDHADWHRRTLVTALPQDAAEIDELYDAIGRRSIGWGTATKQVVHGDLHLEQVFVDEDEPWRISGLLDIDTAGWGFPVRDIGAVVAHLVVTGLWHRSRGDAERGAAAERLADAVARDWVARNPGEADRIGPAIGAQLLAHAGGQATTGSANGIETAQQLLAATRVALAESSSPTVPSAGVLRPRSAPQV, from the coding sequence GTGTGGCCGAACCACGAGCGCGTCATCCCGCAGGCCTTCGCCGGCTCCGGGACCTCCGTCGTGGCCGCACGCGCCCACTCGGTCGAGCCGTCGGGCAACGGGTACCTGTACGGCTACGAGGTCGACACCGTCGACCGGGCCGGGCAGCGCGCCACCGTCCTGACCTACGTCGACACGGGCGGCGCCCACGACCAGAACAGCGCCATCGTCACCGACCCGACCACCGGTGAGCCGGTGTCGGTGTGGGCCTACCCGAACGACCCCGGGCTCCCGGTGCTGCCGCAGGTGACCTACCGAGACGCCGTGGCCGAGCTGCTCGCGGGCATCGGCATGCCCGTCACCGACCCGACCCTCTCCGTCGCCGCGTACCGCCCGGGCAAGCGCGCCGTGGTCCGCGTCGATGCCCCCGAACGCGTCGTCTTCCTGAAGATCGTCCGTCCGCACCGCGTCGCGCCGATCGTCGAGTCGCACGAGCAGTTCGTCGCGGCCGGCCTGCCGGTGCCACGCGTGCTGTCGAGCCGCGGTGACGGGCTGCTCGTGCTCGAACGGATCCGGGGTGTGCCCGCCGGGAGCCGCATCACCGAGATCGCCGACGACCCGCGCTTCGTCGGCTCGCTCGCTGCGCTGACCGGTCGGATCGCGTCGGTCCCGATGACCCAGCAGGCCCGTGCGGACGCCATGGACCACGCCGACTGGCACCGCCGTACGCTCGTGACCGCGCTGCCGCAGGACGCGGCGGAGATCGACGAGCTCTACGACGCCATCGGTCGCCGCTCGATCGGGTGGGGCACGGCGACGAAGCAGGTGGTGCACGGCGACCTGCACCTCGAGCAGGTCTTCGTCGACGAGGACGAGCCGTGGCGCATCTCGGGGCTCCTCGACATCGACACCGCCGGCTGGGGCTTCCCGGTGCGCGACATCGGTGCCGTCGTCGCGCACCTCGTCGTCACGGGGCTGTGGCACCGCTCCCGCGGGGACGCCGAGCGGGGTGCCGCGGCGGAGCGCCTGGCCGACGCCGTGGCGCGTGACTGGGTCGCGCGGAACCCCGGCGAGGCCGACCGGATCGGTCCGGCCATCGGCGCGCAGCTCCTCGCGCACGCCGGCGGCCAGGCGACGACCGGATCCGCGAACGGGATCGAGACCGCGCAGCAGCTCCTGGCGGCCACGCGGGTGGCGCTCGCCGAGTCGTCGTCGCCCACCGTCCCGTCGGCCGGCGTGCTCCGACCGCGCTCCGCGCCGCAGGTCTGA
- a CDS encoding SNF2-related protein, whose amino-acid sequence MARSGTRRAAGGTRTASRRTRPLDNDGVIPVLARAVREVEAAAQRGPLKASNRSKFQAVALLMREERARVKADPELTDAQRAEQLKRLDGVATILAKTAARDTSVIQLLTEEASVSEATRTVKRDMMIAGGMELQPEDLVIAAEPSPVVEAPVRSVVPQAVVQRQLANPFLAPDFALADQPVAHPRRLANWELFGPLFKSFEYGAGGGAASMPLPEPTSLHSKSGTTLMKHQAELVAAAAQGHRSFLLADEPGLGKTAQSLLAADAANAFPLLVVVPNVVKTNWAREAERWVPNRRATVIHGDGDDLDGFADIVIVNYEILDRHVGWLGSFGFKGMVVDEAHFIKNKESQRSRFVLQLAEQIRSRVSAPLFMALTGTPLINSVEDFRTIWEFLGWIDDKKPRAKLMNELEDIGLTPADPGFFVEARKAVIDQGIVRRRKVDVAADIPARRIADIPVELDGEEGRSIRDAERELTAKLVRRYHQALDARTGQDPVVGIDHKLVRQVARWELEDQDASSTGENVFSMVRRIGRAKAQLAADYAAQLASNVGKVVFFAKHLDVMDQAEEVFARRGLKTATVRGDQTPAQRTAEIDAFVNDPEVAVIVCSLTAAGVGLNLQVSSNVVLAELSWTSAEQTQAIDRVHRIGQEEPVTAWRIIAAQTIDTKIAELIDSKASLAARALDGSDEEIDDSGDIQLDAMVALLTEALGG is encoded by the coding sequence TTGGCTCGATCAGGCACCCGGCGAGCAGCCGGTGGGACGCGGACCGCGTCGCGTCGCACCCGCCCGCTCGACAACGACGGCGTCATCCCCGTGCTCGCCCGCGCCGTGCGCGAGGTCGAGGCGGCCGCGCAGCGCGGACCGCTCAAGGCGTCGAACCGGTCGAAGTTCCAGGCGGTCGCCCTGCTCATGCGCGAGGAGCGCGCAAGGGTCAAGGCCGACCCGGAGCTCACGGACGCGCAGCGCGCCGAGCAGCTCAAGCGGCTCGACGGCGTCGCGACGATCCTGGCGAAGACCGCGGCACGGGACACCAGCGTCATCCAGCTGCTGACCGAGGAGGCCTCGGTCAGCGAGGCGACCCGCACCGTCAAGCGCGACATGATGATCGCCGGCGGGATGGAGCTGCAGCCCGAGGACCTCGTGATCGCGGCCGAGCCGTCCCCGGTCGTCGAGGCCCCGGTGCGCTCGGTCGTGCCGCAGGCCGTCGTGCAGCGCCAGCTCGCCAACCCGTTCCTGGCGCCCGACTTCGCCCTCGCCGACCAGCCCGTCGCACACCCGCGCCGCCTGGCGAACTGGGAGCTGTTCGGACCGCTCTTCAAGTCGTTCGAGTACGGCGCCGGCGGGGGCGCGGCGTCGATGCCGCTGCCGGAGCCGACCTCGCTGCACTCGAAGTCCGGCACCACCCTCATGAAGCACCAGGCCGAACTGGTCGCTGCCGCTGCGCAGGGGCACCGCTCGTTCCTGCTCGCCGACGAGCCGGGCCTCGGCAAGACGGCGCAGTCGCTGCTGGCCGCCGACGCGGCGAACGCGTTCCCGCTGCTCGTCGTCGTGCCCAACGTCGTCAAGACGAACTGGGCACGCGAGGCCGAGCGCTGGGTGCCGAACCGCCGCGCGACGGTCATCCACGGTGACGGGGACGACCTGGACGGCTTCGCCGACATCGTCATCGTGAACTACGAGATCCTCGACCGGCACGTCGGCTGGCTCGGATCCTTCGGCTTCAAGGGCATGGTCGTCGACGAGGCGCACTTCATCAAGAACAAGGAGTCGCAGCGCTCCCGGTTCGTGCTGCAGCTCGCCGAGCAGATCCGTTCGCGGGTGTCCGCGCCGCTGTTCATGGCGCTGACCGGTACCCCGCTGATCAACTCGGTCGAGGACTTCCGCACGATCTGGGAGTTCCTCGGCTGGATCGACGACAAGAAGCCGCGCGCGAAGCTCATGAACGAGCTCGAGGACATCGGGCTCACCCCGGCCGACCCCGGGTTCTTCGTCGAGGCACGCAAGGCCGTCATCGACCAGGGCATCGTCCGGCGCCGCAAGGTGGACGTGGCGGCGGACATCCCCGCCCGTCGCATCGCCGACATCCCCGTCGAGCTCGACGGCGAGGAGGGGCGCTCGATCCGCGACGCCGAGCGTGAGCTCACCGCGAAGCTCGTCCGGCGCTACCACCAGGCGCTCGACGCCCGCACCGGGCAGGACCCGGTCGTCGGCATCGACCACAAGCTCGTCCGCCAGGTCGCTCGGTGGGAGCTCGAGGACCAGGACGCTTCGTCGACCGGCGAGAACGTGTTCTCGATGGTCCGCCGCATCGGCCGGGCCAAGGCCCAGCTCGCCGCCGACTACGCGGCGCAGCTCGCGTCGAACGTCGGCAAGGTCGTCTTCTTCGCCAAGCACCTCGACGTCATGGACCAGGCGGAGGAGGTCTTCGCCCGCCGTGGCCTGAAGACCGCCACCGTCCGAGGCGACCAGACGCCGGCGCAGCGCACCGCCGAGATCGACGCGTTCGTGAACGACCCCGAGGTCGCGGTCATCGTCTGCTCGCTCACCGCGGCGGGCGTCGGCCTCAACCTGCAGGTGTCGTCGAACGTCGTGCTCGCCGAGCTGTCCTGGACGAGCGCCGAGCAGACGCAGGCGATCGACCGCGTGCACCGCATCGGCCAGGAAGAGCCGGTCACTGCCTGGCGCATCATCGCCGCGCAGACGATCGACACCAAGATCGCCGAGCTCATCGACTCGAAGGCCTCCCTGGCCGCACGCGCACTGGACGGTTCGGACGAGGAGATCGACGACTCGGGCGACATCCAGCTCGACGCCATGGTGGCGCTGCTCACCGAGGCGCTCGGGGGCTGA
- a CDS encoding mycoredoxin — MSETVTRDAFVPEAGGVTMFTTSWCGYCARLKNQMSKAGVPYREVDIEQTPGTAELVAEVNGGNQTVPTLVFPDGSTATNPSLAEVQSRI, encoded by the coding sequence ATGAGCGAGACAGTCACCCGCGACGCGTTCGTGCCCGAGGCCGGCGGCGTCACGATGTTCACGACGAGCTGGTGCGGCTACTGTGCCCGGCTGAAGAACCAGATGTCGAAGGCGGGCGTGCCGTACCGCGAGGTCGACATCGAGCAGACCCCCGGCACGGCCGAGCTCGTCGCCGAGGTCAACGGCGGCAACCAGACCGTGCCGACCCTGGTGTTCCCGGACGGCAGCACCGCGACGAACCCGTCGCTGGCCGAGGTGCAGTCGCGCATCTGA
- a CDS encoding CYTH domain-containing protein yields MTDTHLEIERTYDMPEGDDLPDLVGVGAIARTEHQEPFVLDATYWDTERYDLVASRVTVRRRTGGPDAGWHIKRAASDTVRHEQHFPLTEDADTVPDAVLAALFTERRGRGLRPVVHIATTRTVTRLLDEDDDQVAELADDRVVARRLDDRAPSTPRTWREVEVETVGDVDEQVAHELFASLDGRFAAIGAAPAAVSSKLARGLEGAPAARLVTTEKAEKGTAARALTKRLRKLRTALLGQEARLRSGEDADLRETARTALDIAAVLGSYRPGFAATAAADRAAEAADALAAVTARAALADYLVERLPHASTPAQDLLVDAMTRERILAATRERRSVAVGEVTAFLHSEPYLELLDALDDAVERPAPTEWALRSPKQVAQDVSAIEKPRVRELVRSAVGDDDESVGLVDREAADRAATEAAWRAASRARAAMDVLGDDAFPHALWKRIGDAADVLTERVRSLHALDVLRVHSGIAERGGEGTFGYGVLAGDRVRLAEESYDQAVHALNRV; encoded by the coding sequence GTGACGGACACCCACCTCGAGATCGAGCGCACGTACGACATGCCCGAGGGCGACGACCTGCCGGACCTCGTCGGCGTCGGCGCCATCGCCCGCACCGAGCACCAGGAGCCGTTCGTCCTCGACGCCACCTACTGGGACACCGAGCGCTACGACCTGGTGGCCTCCCGCGTGACGGTCCGGCGGCGCACCGGCGGTCCGGACGCCGGCTGGCACATCAAGCGCGCCGCGTCGGACACCGTCCGGCACGAGCAGCACTTCCCGCTGACGGAGGACGCCGACACCGTTCCGGACGCGGTCCTCGCCGCGCTGTTCACCGAGCGCCGGGGCCGCGGACTCCGGCCCGTCGTGCACATCGCCACGACGCGCACCGTCACCCGTCTGCTCGACGAGGACGACGACCAGGTCGCCGAGCTCGCCGACGACCGCGTGGTCGCGCGACGCCTCGACGACCGGGCCCCGTCGACCCCGCGCACTTGGCGCGAGGTCGAGGTGGAGACGGTCGGCGACGTCGACGAGCAGGTCGCGCACGAGCTCTTCGCCTCGCTCGACGGGCGCTTCGCCGCGATCGGGGCCGCTCCGGCCGCGGTCTCGTCGAAGCTCGCCCGGGGCCTCGAGGGCGCTCCCGCCGCACGCCTCGTCACCACCGAGAAGGCCGAGAAGGGCACGGCTGCCCGCGCACTGACGAAGCGTCTGCGCAAGCTGCGCACGGCGCTGCTCGGACAGGAGGCGCGCCTCCGTTCCGGTGAGGACGCCGACCTGCGCGAGACGGCCCGGACCGCCCTCGACATCGCCGCCGTGCTCGGGTCGTACCGGCCGGGCTTCGCCGCGACCGCCGCCGCCGACCGCGCCGCCGAGGCAGCGGACGCCCTGGCGGCCGTCACGGCCCGTGCCGCCCTGGCCGACTACCTGGTGGAGCGGCTGCCGCACGCGTCGACGCCCGCACAGGACCTGCTCGTCGACGCGATGACGCGCGAGCGAATCCTCGCGGCGACCCGTGAGCGGCGCTCCGTCGCCGTGGGGGAAGTCACGGCCTTCCTCCACTCGGAGCCGTACCTCGAGCTGCTCGACGCCCTCGACGACGCCGTCGAGCGTCCGGCCCCGACGGAGTGGGCGCTCCGCTCGCCGAAGCAGGTCGCCCAGGACGTCTCGGCGATCGAGAAGCCGCGCGTGCGCGAGCTCGTCCGCAGCGCCGTCGGGGACGATGACGAGAGCGTCGGTCTCGTCGACCGGGAAGCCGCCGACCGTGCCGCCACCGAAGCGGCCTGGCGCGCTGCGTCGCGGGCCCGGGCGGCGATGGACGTGCTCGGCGACGACGCGTTCCCGCACGCGCTGTGGAAGCGCATCGGTGACGCGGCGGACGTGCTCACGGAGCGGGTTCGGTCGCTGCACGCGCTCGACGTGCTGCGGGTGCACTCGGGGATCGCGGAGCGCGGCGGCGAGGGCACGTTCGGGTACGGCGTGCTCGCGGGGGACCGCGTGCGGCTCGCCGAGGAGTCCTACGACCAGGCCGTGCACGCGCTCAACCGCGTCTAG
- a CDS encoding S9 family peptidase produces MSSEHVQATPPTAAKRPVTRTHHGIDFVDDYEWLRDKESPDTLAYLEAENAYTEAQTDHLAGLRDRIFAEVKNRVQETDLSVPVRMGDWWYFTRTAEGSQYGVHCRAPIAGPDDWTPPAVDEGASTLPGEQVVLDGNALAEGHDFFSLGSYDISDDGTRLVYGVDVEGDERYTLHVRDLETGRDLGDEIPNTGSGATFDPSGRFVFYPTVDESWRPDRIWRHTVGTAASDDVVVFTEPDDRYWVGVGVTRSSQYIVIELGSKITSEALVLDAADPTGEFRVVWPRREGVEYEIEHAIVGGSDRFLVLHNDGAENFELVDVPADDPTSESDRRVVVAHHPERRIESVDAFAGHLALEYRSEALPRVAIVPIEGDGYGDAHEVPFDEALFSAGLGGNPEWDQPTLRIGYTSFVTPSEVSDLDLASGEVTVLKRQPVLGGYDPADYVQERDWATAPDGTEVPISLVWRRDAVDADAPAPLHLYGYGSYEHSIDPGFSVMRLSMLDRGVVFAVAHVRGGGELGRHWYEDGKTLTKKNTFTDFVAVAEHLIDTGRTSADRLVAEGGSAGGLLMGAVANLAPERFAGILAAVPFVDALTSILDPDLPLTVIEWDEWGDPLHDPEVYRYMSEYSPYENVRDDVQYPRILAVTSINDTRVLYVEPAKWTARLREVGASVLLKTEMAAGHGGVSGRYDSWKERAFELAWLLEVLGLADVNPAAASAEPIAAG; encoded by the coding sequence GTGAGCAGCGAGCACGTCCAGGCCACCCCGCCGACCGCCGCCAAGCGGCCCGTCACGCGGACCCACCACGGCATCGACTTCGTCGACGACTACGAGTGGCTGCGGGACAAGGAGTCGCCCGACACCCTCGCGTACCTCGAGGCCGAGAACGCGTACACCGAGGCGCAGACCGACCACCTCGCCGGGTTGCGTGACCGCATCTTCGCCGAGGTGAAGAACCGCGTGCAGGAGACGGACCTCTCGGTGCCGGTGCGCATGGGCGACTGGTGGTACTTCACCCGCACGGCCGAGGGCAGCCAGTACGGTGTGCACTGCCGTGCCCCGATCGCCGGCCCGGACGACTGGACCCCGCCCGCGGTGGACGAGGGCGCCTCGACGCTCCCGGGCGAGCAGGTCGTCCTCGACGGCAACGCGCTGGCCGAGGGACACGACTTCTTCTCGCTCGGCAGCTACGACATCAGTGACGACGGCACGCGACTCGTCTACGGCGTCGACGTCGAGGGCGACGAGCGCTACACCCTGCACGTGCGGGACCTGGAGACCGGGAGGGACCTCGGGGACGAGATCCCGAACACCGGCTCGGGAGCGACCTTCGACCCGTCCGGCCGTTTCGTGTTCTACCCGACGGTCGACGAGTCGTGGCGCCCCGACCGCATCTGGCGCCACACCGTCGGCACCGCCGCGTCCGACGACGTCGTCGTGTTCACGGAACCGGACGACCGCTACTGGGTCGGCGTCGGCGTCACCCGCTCGTCGCAGTACATCGTCATCGAGCTCGGGTCGAAGATCACCTCCGAGGCCCTGGTGCTCGACGCGGCCGACCCGACCGGCGAGTTCCGGGTCGTGTGGCCGCGGCGGGAGGGCGTCGAGTACGAGATCGAGCACGCCATCGTCGGCGGCAGCGACCGGTTCCTGGTCCTGCACAACGACGGTGCGGAGAACTTCGAGCTCGTCGACGTGCCGGCAGACGACCCGACCTCGGAGTCCGACCGGCGCGTCGTCGTCGCACACCACCCCGAGCGCCGCATCGAGTCGGTGGACGCCTTCGCCGGGCACCTGGCGCTCGAGTACCGCTCCGAGGCGCTCCCCCGCGTCGCGATCGTCCCCATCGAGGGCGACGGGTACGGGGACGCCCACGAGGTCCCGTTCGACGAGGCGCTCTTCTCGGCCGGTCTCGGCGGGAACCCGGAGTGGGACCAGCCGACGCTGCGCATCGGCTACACGTCCTTCGTCACGCCGTCCGAGGTGAGCGACCTCGACCTGGCCTCGGGCGAGGTGACCGTGCTCAAGCGGCAGCCGGTGCTCGGCGGCTACGACCCGGCCGACTACGTGCAGGAGCGGGACTGGGCGACCGCGCCGGACGGCACCGAGGTGCCGATCTCGCTCGTCTGGCGCCGGGACGCCGTCGACGCCGACGCACCCGCGCCGCTGCACCTGTACGGGTACGGCTCCTACGAGCACTCGATCGACCCGGGCTTCAGCGTCATGCGCCTGTCGATGCTCGACCGCGGCGTCGTCTTCGCGGTCGCGCACGTGCGCGGCGGCGGCGAGCTCGGGCGCCACTGGTACGAGGACGGCAAGACGCTCACCAAGAAGAACACCTTCACCGACTTCGTCGCCGTCGCCGAGCACCTGATCGACACGGGTCGCACGAGCGCCGACCGGCTCGTGGCCGAGGGTGGCAGCGCGGGCGGCCTGCTCATGGGCGCCGTGGCGAACCTCGCGCCGGAACGGTTCGCCGGCATCCTGGCGGCGGTGCCGTTCGTCGACGCGCTGACGAGCATCCTCGACCCCGACCTGCCGCTCACCGTCATCGAGTGGGACGAGTGGGGTGACCCGCTGCACGACCCCGAGGTCTACCGGTACATGAGCGAGTACTCGCCGTACGAGAACGTGCGCGACGACGTGCAGTACCCGCGGATCCTCGCCGTGACGTCGATCAACGACACCCGTGTGCTCTACGTCGAGCCGGCCAAGTGGACCGCGAGGCTCCGCGAGGTCGGGGCGTCGGTGCTGCTGAAGACCGAGATGGCGGCGGGGCACGGCGGCGTCAGCGGCCGGTACGACTCCTGGAAGGAGCGGGCCTTCGAGCTCGCGTGGTTGCTCGAGGTGCTCGGTCTCGCCGACGTCAACCCGGCAGCTGCGTCCGCGGAGCCGATCGCGGCCGGCTGA
- a CDS encoding amidohydrolase produces the protein MRNSFVVTGAHVVPVSAPQFDGGAVVVEEGRITAVGPDVTPPAGLPVVDAAGAWLVPGFVESHGHVGIHEEANGWAGNDTNEMTDPNTAAVRAIDAVDIDDEGFRDALSGGITSIVVKPGSGNPIGGQTVAIKTWGGRTIDEQLISDAVSVKSALGENPKRVYGEKGRTPSTRLGVAKVIREAFVAAQDYRAARDAAAAKGDPFTRDLTKETLVRVLDGELAWDQHTHRHDDIATALRLAEEFGYRLVVNHGTEAHKIADVLAERDVPVIYGPLFTSRSKVELRDRGIPNLAKLAAAGVRVAITTDAPVVPINMLVDQATAAVKEGLPWQTALEALTTNPADFLGFGDRVGRIAPGFDADLVLWDGDPLAATSRARRVWIEGAPVYEWADGTGVTTPRW, from the coding sequence ATGCGCAACTCCTTCGTCGTCACGGGTGCCCACGTCGTCCCCGTCTCCGCCCCGCAGTTCGACGGCGGCGCCGTCGTGGTGGAGGAGGGCCGGATCACCGCCGTCGGACCGGACGTCACGCCGCCTGCCGGGCTGCCCGTCGTCGATGCGGCGGGGGCCTGGCTCGTCCCCGGGTTCGTCGAGTCGCACGGGCACGTCGGCATCCACGAGGAGGCGAACGGCTGGGCGGGCAACGACACGAACGAGATGACCGACCCGAACACCGCGGCGGTGCGCGCGATCGACGCCGTCGACATCGACGACGAGGGCTTCCGCGACGCGCTGTCCGGCGGCATCACGAGCATCGTCGTGAAGCCGGGCTCGGGGAACCCGATCGGCGGACAGACCGTCGCGATCAAGACGTGGGGCGGCCGGACGATCGATGAGCAGCTCATCTCGGACGCGGTCAGCGTGAAGAGCGCCCTCGGCGAGAACCCGAAGCGCGTGTACGGCGAGAAGGGGAGGACCCCGTCGACGCGGCTCGGCGTCGCGAAGGTCATCCGCGAGGCATTCGTCGCCGCGCAGGACTACCGTGCCGCCCGTGATGCTGCGGCTGCGAAGGGGGATCCGTTCACCCGCGACCTGACGAAGGAGACCCTCGTCCGGGTGCTCGACGGCGAGCTCGCCTGGGACCAGCACACCCACCGGCACGACGACATCGCGACCGCGCTGCGCCTGGCGGAGGAGTTCGGCTACCGGCTCGTGGTCAACCACGGCACCGAGGCGCACAAGATCGCCGACGTGCTCGCCGAGCGGGACGTCCCGGTCATCTACGGTCCGCTGTTCACGAGCCGCTCGAAGGTCGAGCTCCGCGACCGCGGCATCCCCAACCTCGCGAAGCTCGCCGCCGCCGGGGTGCGTGTCGCCATCACGACGGACGCGCCGGTGGTGCCGATCAACATGCTCGTCGACCAGGCCACGGCCGCCGTGAAGGAGGGCCTCCCGTGGCAGACCGCGCTCGAGGCCCTCACCACCAACCCGGCGGACTTCCTGGGGTTCGGGGACCGGGTGGGCCGCATCGCCCCGGGCTTCGACGCGGACCTGGTGCTCTGGGACGGCGACCCGCTCGCCGCGACCAGCCGCGCGAGGCGCGTCTGGATCGAGGGCGCCCCGGTGTACGAGTGGGCCGACGGGACGGGCGTGACCACCCCGCGCTGGTGA